The Streptomyces sp. HSG2 genome has a segment encoding these proteins:
- a CDS encoding M6 family metalloprotease domain-containing protein gives MSAVAATCLMTAGTLAEPFSPDPCALPRTGAHHSEGLDSWNADYPRPVKDLDAVMVFLSFPDSRPRATPTRLVADHFPTTTRFFRRASYGAFTLRPHPLREWIRMPRPSTAYAVRRDWAPSDRAAYLRDAFAASDPRVDFSRYDIVYFVADPNAPGVNADATKVVNLDRPLRADGTDVRRVVTVFENHPPDRLVLAHETGHALDLPDLYRRPADGTGDWDTHVGDWDLMGSQFASAPDLFGWHKWKLGWLRPRQVACVRGRGSTRLTLEPLAAGPGVAVPGRDGRAAFGLGRGTKLAVVRTGPTEALAFEVRGRAGSDRHACREGVLVYRVRSRTPSGEGPIEVVDAHPKTSACPTRSVYPPLADAPVAAGETFTVPGEGVRVRAEGPTAAGTWTVIITPGGPSRPARALGATDARPKRGGPPNGGPPRVVRRQGLEPRTR, from the coding sequence CTGTCCGCCGTCGCCGCGACCTGCCTGATGACCGCGGGCACGCTCGCCGAACCCTTCTCTCCCGACCCGTGCGCCCTGCCGCGCACCGGAGCCCACCACTCCGAGGGGCTGGACAGTTGGAACGCGGACTACCCGCGGCCCGTCAAGGACCTCGACGCGGTGATGGTGTTCCTGTCCTTCCCCGACTCCCGCCCCCGCGCCACCCCCACGCGGTTGGTCGCCGACCACTTCCCCACCACCACCCGCTTCTTCCGACGTGCCTCCTACGGCGCGTTCACGCTCCGCCCCCATCCGCTCCGCGAGTGGATTCGCATGCCCCGACCGTCCACGGCATACGCCGTTCGGCGGGACTGGGCCCCCTCGGACCGCGCCGCCTACCTGAGGGACGCGTTCGCCGCGTCCGACCCGCGCGTGGACTTCTCCCGGTACGACATCGTGTACTTCGTCGCCGACCCGAACGCCCCCGGCGTGAACGCGGACGCCACCAAGGTCGTCAACCTGGACCGTCCGCTGCGCGCCGACGGCACCGACGTCCGACGGGTCGTCACCGTCTTCGAGAACCACCCGCCCGATCGGCTCGTCCTGGCCCACGAGACCGGGCACGCCCTGGACCTGCCCGACCTCTACCGCCGCCCGGCCGACGGGACGGGCGACTGGGACACGCACGTCGGCGACTGGGATCTGATGGGTAGTCAATTTGCATCGGCGCCGGACCTGTTCGGCTGGCACAAGTGGAAACTCGGCTGGCTGCGCCCCCGACAGGTGGCCTGCGTACGGGGCCGGGGGTCGACCCGACTCACTCTGGAGCCGTTGGCCGCCGGGCCGGGCGTCGCGGTGCCCGGGCGCGACGGCCGGGCGGCCTTCGGCCTGGGGCGCGGCACCAAGCTCGCGGTGGTGCGCACCGGCCCGACCGAGGCCCTCGCCTTCGAGGTACGCGGGCGCGCCGGCAGTGATCGGCACGCCTGTCGGGAGGGGGTGCTGGTGTACCGGGTGCGCAGCCGGACCCCGTCGGGCGAGGGGCCCATCGAGGTCGTCGACGCCCATCCCAAGACGTCGGCGTGCCCGACGAGATCGGTCTACCCGCCGCTGGCGGACGCGCCCGTGGCGGCGGGAGAGACCTTCACGGTGCCGGGGGAGGGCGTCCGCGTGCGGGCGGAGGGACCCACGGCGGCGGGAACATGGACGGTGATCATCACGCCCGGAGGCCCGTCCCGTCCCGCTCGCGCCCTGGGAGCGACGGACGCCCGACCCAAGCGAGGGGGGCCTCCGAACGGAGGCCCCCCTCGTGTCGTGCGCCGCCAGGGACTCGAACCCCGGACCCGCTGA
- a CDS encoding EAL domain-containing protein, with translation MGSTPLLTEGGRPGATMGPGTDAAPRHPALVSGAPAPETPPETPPYRSIFAHAPLAMAVISPRGTVVSANETLGTLLGVTPEGLVGRAAADLVDLAADGRTWSAYREVLAGDRSRLRCTRRLRRPDGQALWAQVTVAPLDGDAPGLLLSVADISARRELQARLRHLQLHDPVTLLPNRALFFEQLTAALDPEADAYGGTGRVGLCYLDLDGFKAVNDTLGHRVGDRLLTAVAERLTRCAEEAWQSRAGAPLVARLGGDEFALLVRDSTGTDQLADLAESVLDALQEPFDLSDRRLSVTASVGVVERRVTGTTPTALMQAADTTLYWAKADGRARWTLFDPERNAHRMTRQALAATLRPAIERGEFALEYQPLVGMADGRLRGVEALVRWNHPQFGVLTPNRFIALAEEDGAIVPLGRWVLRTACLQARRWQLDHPGEPPIFVSVNVAVRQVWDSDLVADVARTLEETGLAPELLQLELTESALMGSAGRPIQALRALSGMGVHIAIDDFGTGYSNLAYLSRLPVSVLKLDGSFVRGFQYDSRGGGREAESSPADEVIVEAMVQLAHRLGLSVTAECVETSDQAARLRRIGCDTGQGWLYSRPVAPGRISDLLAQAAVGKP, from the coding sequence ATGGGATCGACTCCCCTCCTCACGGAAGGCGGCAGGCCGGGCGCGACCATGGGACCCGGCACCGACGCCGCCCCGCGCCACCCGGCGCTCGTCTCCGGGGCACCCGCGCCGGAGACCCCCCCGGAGACCCCTCCCTACCGCTCGATCTTCGCCCACGCGCCCCTGGCGATGGCCGTGATCAGCCCGCGGGGCACCGTCGTCAGCGCCAACGAGACCCTGGGCACGCTGCTCGGCGTCACACCCGAGGGGCTCGTCGGTCGGGCCGCGGCCGATCTGGTGGACCTCGCCGCCGACGGCCGCACCTGGAGCGCCTACCGGGAGGTCCTGGCCGGGGACCGGTCACGGCTGCGGTGCACCCGCAGGTTGCGGCGCCCGGACGGTCAGGCGCTGTGGGCGCAGGTCACCGTCGCGCCGCTGGACGGGGACGCCCCCGGGCTGCTGTTGTCGGTCGCCGACATCAGCGCCCGGCGTGAACTCCAGGCCCGGCTGCGGCACCTGCAGTTGCACGACCCGGTGACCCTGCTGCCCAACCGGGCCTTGTTCTTCGAGCAGCTCACAGCGGCGCTCGACCCGGAGGCCGACGCCTACGGGGGCACCGGCCGAGTCGGCCTCTGCTACCTCGACCTGGACGGCTTCAAGGCGGTCAACGACACGCTCGGCCACCGCGTCGGGGACCGCCTGCTGACCGCCGTCGCCGAACGACTCACCCGCTGCGCGGAGGAGGCCTGGCAGAGTCGGGCCGGCGCCCCCCTCGTGGCACGGTTGGGCGGCGACGAGTTCGCGCTCCTGGTGCGGGACTCCACCGGGACCGACCAACTCGCCGACCTCGCGGAGTCGGTGCTCGACGCCCTCCAGGAGCCCTTCGACCTCTCCGACCGCCGCCTGTCCGTCACCGCGTCGGTGGGTGTCGTCGAGCGCCGGGTCACCGGCACCACGCCGACCGCGCTGATGCAGGCGGCCGACACCACGTTGTACTGGGCGAAGGCGGACGGCCGGGCCCGCTGGACACTCTTCGACCCGGAGCGGAACGCGCACCGGATGACCCGCCAGGCCCTGGCCGCGACGCTCCGGCCCGCCATCGAGCGCGGCGAGTTCGCCTTGGAGTACCAGCCGCTGGTCGGCATGGCGGACGGTCGGCTGCGGGGGGTGGAGGCGCTGGTCCGTTGGAACCACCCGCAGTTCGGCGTCCTGACGCCGAATCGGTTCATCGCGCTGGCGGAGGAGGACGGCGCGATCGTTCCGCTCGGTCGATGGGTGTTGCGAACCGCCTGCCTTCAGGCCCGCCGCTGGCAGCTCGACCATCCGGGCGAGCCGCCGATCTTCGTCAGCGTCAACGTGGCCGTGCGTCAGGTGTGGGACTCCGACCTGGTCGCCGACGTGGCCAGGACCCTGGAGGAGACGGGGCTGGCTCCCGAACTGCTCCAGTTGGAACTGACGGAGTCGGCCCTGATGGGGTCCGCCGGCCGCCCGATCCAGGCTCTTCGGGCGCTCAGCGGGATGGGCGTGCACATCGCCATCGACGACTTCGGCACGGGCTACTCCAACCTCGCCTACCTCAGCCGCCTCCCGGTATCCGTCCTGAAGCTGGACGGCTCCTTCGTCCGGGGCTTTCAGTACGACAGCCGGGGAGGCGGCCGGGAGGCCGAGTCGAGCCCGGCGGACGAGGTGATCGTGGAGGCCATGGTGCAACTCGCCCACCGGCTGGGCCTCAGCGTCACCGCCGAGTGCGTGGAGACCTCGGACCAGGCCGCCCGCCTGCGGCGCATCGGCTGCGACACCGGCCAGGGTTGGCTCTATTCCCGCCCCGTGGCCCCCGGTCGCATCTCCGACCTGCTGGCTCAGGCCGCCGTCGGCAAGCCGTAG
- a CDS encoding LLM class flavin-dependent oxidoreductase, which yields MSAVAEEVRGAALGTAPVALSVLDLVTVGTGRTATDALRTSVDLARMADRRGFHRYWVAEHHSMPGVASSSPAVILAHLAAHTDRIRLGSGGVMLPNHAPLVIAEQFGTLEALAPGRIDLGLGRAPGTDGATAAALRRTERPAEAADDFPRQLAELTGFLDDDFPDGHPYRRVHAVPGPVQATVPGGVQSRHRPPVWLLGSSGFSARLAATLGLPFAFAHHFSARNTVPALDLYRESFRPSALLAEPYALIGVSALAAEDEREARRQVLASALAMLRLRAGRPGLVPDPKEAEAHDFGPLEEEFVSSWMADVVYGTPLQVRQGLDDLARRTGADELMITANAHAGEVRLRSYELIADAYGLPTAA from the coding sequence ATGTCCGCAGTCGCCGAGGAGGTTCGGGGCGCCGCTCTCGGCACCGCCCCCGTCGCCCTCTCCGTCCTCGACCTGGTCACCGTCGGCACCGGTCGCACCGCCACCGACGCCCTGCGGACCAGCGTGGATCTCGCCCGCATGGCGGATCGGCGCGGGTTCCACCGGTACTGGGTCGCGGAACACCATTCCATGCCCGGCGTGGCCTCCTCGTCCCCGGCGGTGATCCTGGCCCACCTCGCCGCGCACACCGATCGCATACGCCTGGGCTCCGGCGGTGTGATGCTGCCCAACCACGCCCCACTCGTGATCGCCGAGCAGTTCGGCACCCTGGAGGCGCTGGCGCCCGGCCGGATCGACCTGGGTCTGGGACGGGCGCCCGGGACCGACGGCGCCACCGCCGCCGCGCTGCGTCGCACGGAGCGGCCGGCGGAGGCCGCCGACGACTTCCCCCGTCAGCTCGCCGAGCTGACCGGTTTCCTGGACGACGACTTCCCCGACGGGCACCCCTACCGGCGCGTTCACGCGGTGCCCGGCCCCGTGCAGGCCACAGTTCCCGGCGGCGTGCAGTCCCGCCACCGGCCGCCGGTCTGGCTGTTGGGCTCGTCCGGGTTCAGCGCCCGGCTGGCGGCCACCCTGGGCCTGCCGTTCGCCTTCGCGCATCATTTCTCGGCCCGGAACACGGTGCCGGCGCTCGATCTTTACCGGGAGAGTTTCCGGCCCTCCGCCCTGCTCGCCGAGCCCTACGCGCTCATCGGCGTGTCGGCTTTGGCGGCCGAGGACGAGCGTGAGGCGCGGCGGCAGGTCCTCGCCTCGGCGTTGGCCATGCTGCGACTGCGTGCGGGGCGACCCGGACTGGTTCCGGATCCGAAGGAGGCGGAGGCCCACGACTTCGGTCCGCTCGAAGAGGAGTTCGTCTCCTCGTGGATGGCCGATGTCGTGTACGGCACCCCGCTGCAGGTCCGCCAGGGTCTGGACGACCTCGCCCGTCGGACAGGGGCGGACGAGCTGATGATCACGGCGAACGCGCATGCCGGTGAGGTACGTCTGCGCTCCTACGAGCTGATCGCCGACGCCTACGGCTTGCCGACGGCGGCCTGA
- a CDS encoding decarboxylase, with protein sequence MTALGVLDPGRWGQEDYPRTEQLLGSDIRVDVVRADTGGNARDLAGLRSMGEPPRLTAGVPELLRAGVDAAVWASDGALVTGWAGAHETTRALAAAAGVPASSTALAFVHAARELRVRRIAVGATHSPEVVRLFVGLLVAGGLEVVAVHDSGALTAADAGAWRKEEVLGLAVEADRPDAEAVLLPDAALYTVSHLPVLEARLAKPVLTAHQVTVWEGLRLADRRVNAPDLGALFDREPIVQVGVVPPAP encoded by the coding sequence ATGACGGCACTGGGAGTCCTGGACCCCGGGCGGTGGGGCCAGGAGGACTACCCCCGGACCGAGCAGCTGCTCGGCAGCGACATCCGGGTCGACGTGGTGCGCGCCGATACCGGCGGCAACGCGCGCGACCTGGCGGGACTCCGGTCCATGGGCGAGCCGCCGCGGCTCACGGCCGGCGTCCCGGAGCTGCTCCGCGCCGGCGTGGACGCCGCGGTGTGGGCGAGTGACGGCGCTCTGGTGACCGGCTGGGCCGGCGCCCACGAGACGACCCGCGCGCTGGCGGCGGCGGCCGGTGTGCCGGCCTCGTCCACCGCCCTGGCGTTCGTCCACGCGGCCCGGGAGCTGCGGGTACGCCGGATCGCCGTCGGCGCGACCCACTCGCCGGAGGTGGTGCGCCTGTTCGTCGGTCTTCTCGTCGCCGGTGGTCTGGAGGTCGTCGCGGTCCACGATTCCGGGGCCCTCACGGCGGCCGACGCCGGAGCCTGGCGGAAGGAGGAGGTCCTGGGTCTAGCGGTGGAGGCGGATCGCCCCGACGCGGAGGCGGTGCTCCTGCCCGATGCCGCCCTGTACACCGTGTCCCACCTGCCCGTCCTGGAGGCACGACTGGCCAAGCCCGTGCTCACGGCCCACCAGGTGACGGTGTGGGAGGGGTTGCGCCTCGCGGACCGCCGGGTCAACGCTCCCGACCTCGGGGCGCTGTTCGATCGGGAGCCGATCGTGCAGGTCGGTGTGGTCCCGCCGGCTCCGTGA
- the ehuB gene encoding ectoine/hydroxyectoine ABC transporter substrate-binding protein EhuB gives MASPPDRTPRTERRGSAPRPTRRSLLAGVAALGALGAAGCSRVATGSGAEGGDLLDRLRAQGVVRLGIAGEIPFGYIDRNGELTGEAPEVAEVIFKRLGVDRVQPVPTEFGSLIPGLKSQQFDVVAAGMYINPDRCEQVIFSDPDYQMLDSFIVRKGNPMGLRDYADVVERGARFATGSGYAEIAYAVEAGYRESDILIVPDQVAGLNAVEAGRVDVFAGTALTTREVVRKSTKAEVTEAFRPIVGGEPHVDGGGFAFRPGETNLRDAFNEELHRLKDSGELLRILRPFGFTEDEMTELTAKELCGR, from the coding sequence ATGGCTTCTCCACCGGACAGAACTCCACGGACGGAAAGACGAGGAAGCGCGCCCCGGCCCACGCGCCGGTCGCTGCTCGCGGGGGTGGCGGCGCTCGGTGCTCTGGGCGCCGCGGGGTGCTCGCGGGTGGCGACCGGTTCCGGTGCCGAGGGAGGCGATCTCCTCGATCGGCTGCGCGCGCAGGGAGTGGTGCGGCTCGGCATCGCCGGGGAGATCCCCTTCGGCTACATCGACAGGAACGGCGAGCTGACCGGCGAGGCGCCGGAGGTGGCCGAAGTGATCTTCAAGCGGCTGGGGGTGGACCGGGTCCAGCCGGTGCCCACGGAGTTCGGTTCCCTGATCCCCGGACTGAAGTCCCAGCAGTTCGACGTCGTGGCGGCGGGGATGTACATCAACCCCGACCGCTGCGAGCAGGTGATCTTCTCCGACCCCGACTACCAGATGCTGGACTCCTTCATCGTCCGAAAGGGCAACCCCATGGGGCTGCGCGACTACGCGGACGTCGTCGAGCGGGGCGCCCGGTTCGCGACCGGGAGCGGCTACGCCGAGATCGCCTACGCCGTGGAGGCCGGCTACCGGGAGAGCGACATACTGATCGTCCCCGACCAGGTCGCCGGACTGAACGCCGTGGAGGCCGGACGCGTCGACGTCTTCGCGGGTACCGCCCTGACCACGCGCGAGGTGGTGCGCAAGTCCACCAAGGCCGAGGTCACCGAGGCGTTCCGACCGATCGTCGGAGGCGAGCCCCATGTCGACGGGGGCGGCTTCGCCTTCCGGCCCGGCGAGACGAATCTGCGCGACGCCTTCAACGAGGAGCTGCACCGGCTCAAGGACAGCGGCGAACTCCTCCGAATCCTCCGCCCCTTCGGCTTCACCGAGGACGAGATGACGGAGCTGACGGCGAAGGAGCTCTGCGGCCGATGA
- the ehuC gene encoding ectoine/hydroxyectoine ABC transporter permease subunit EhuC encodes MTPGLWELVLRGVWVTVQLLVLSALLATAVSFVVGVARTHRLWIVRFLAGCYTEVFRGTSALVMIFWVFFVMPLLLGWQLVPLWAGTLALGLTYGAYGSEIVRGALGAVDPAQREGGIALGFTPWQRLRLVLLPQAVPEMIPPFSNLLVELLKGTALVSIMGMGDLAFSGHLVRLALQESAEIYTYILLIYFVIAFLLTRGMRGLERRLKEGVGQRPARGGGGPARPAPTGAGTGGAA; translated from the coding sequence ATGACACCGGGACTGTGGGAACTCGTACTGAGGGGTGTCTGGGTCACCGTCCAGTTGCTGGTCCTCAGCGCGCTGCTGGCGACCGCCGTGTCCTTCGTCGTCGGTGTGGCGCGCACCCACCGACTGTGGATCGTGCGCTTCCTGGCCGGTTGCTACACCGAGGTCTTCCGCGGCACCTCGGCACTGGTGATGATCTTCTGGGTGTTCTTCGTGATGCCGCTGCTCCTCGGGTGGCAGTTGGTCCCGCTCTGGGCGGGGACCCTGGCACTCGGGCTCACCTACGGCGCGTACGGGTCGGAGATCGTGCGCGGCGCGCTGGGCGCGGTCGACCCGGCGCAGCGGGAGGGCGGGATCGCGCTCGGTTTCACGCCGTGGCAGCGACTGCGGTTGGTGCTGTTGCCCCAGGCGGTGCCGGAGATGATCCCGCCCTTCTCCAACCTCCTGGTCGAGTTGCTCAAGGGGACCGCGCTGGTGTCGATCATGGGCATGGGAGACCTGGCCTTCAGCGGACACCTGGTGCGCCTCGCCCTGCAGGAGAGCGCCGAGATCTACACCTACATCCTGCTGATCTACTTCGTGATCGCCTTCCTGCTCACGCGGGGGATGCGGGGGCTGGAGAGAAGACTCAAGGAAGGCGTCGGGCAGCGTCCGGCGCGCGGCGGCGGGGGGCCCGCTCGTCCGGCGCCGACCGGCGCGGGCACGGGGGGTGCCGCGTGA
- the ehuD gene encoding ectoine/hydroxyectoine ABC transporter permease subunit EhuD, with translation MNWDWSVVSDFMPYFRDGLLVTLQVLVIGSVVSFSLGLVWALLTRVPSRWVTWPVGAVTEFVRNTPLLVQLFFLFYVLPEWGLTFSALTTGVIGLGLHYSTYTMQVYRAGIEGVPVGQWEAATALNLPLRRTWTAVILPQAIRRVVPALGNYVISMLKDTPLLMAITILEMLGEARLFSQQNFQYTEPLTVIGIAFIVISYLASLALRALERRLAH, from the coding sequence GTGAACTGGGACTGGAGCGTCGTCTCCGACTTCATGCCGTACTTCCGGGACGGCCTGCTGGTCACCCTCCAGGTGCTGGTGATCGGCTCCGTCGTCTCCTTCTCCCTGGGACTGGTCTGGGCGCTGCTGACCCGGGTCCCCAGCCGTTGGGTGACCTGGCCGGTCGGGGCGGTGACGGAGTTCGTCCGGAACACCCCCCTGCTGGTGCAGCTCTTCTTCCTCTTCTACGTCCTGCCGGAGTGGGGACTGACCTTCTCCGCCCTCACCACCGGGGTGATCGGCCTCGGCCTGCACTACTCCACCTACACCATGCAGGTGTACCGGGCCGGCATCGAGGGGGTTCCGGTAGGCCAGTGGGAGGCGGCGACCGCGCTGAACCTCCCGCTCCGCAGGACCTGGACCGCGGTGATCCTCCCGCAGGCCATCCGCCGCGTGGTGCCGGCGCTGGGCAACTACGTCATCTCGATGCTGAAGGACACCCCGCTCCTGATGGCGATCACCATCCTGGAGATGCTCGGCGAGGCCCGGCTCTTCTCCCAGCAGAACTTCCAGTACACCGAGCCGCTGACGGTGATCGGCATCGCCTTCATCGTCATCTCCTACCTGGCCTCCCTTGCCCTGCGAGCCCTGGAGCGACGCCTTGCCCACTGA
- the ehuA gene encoding ectoine/hydroxyectoine ABC transporter ATP-binding protein EhuA: MPTDTLPNPERNPAKPTGELIRFEQVTKRFGDNTVLDHLDFAVEAGKHVTLIGPSGSGKTTILRLLMTLLKPDEGRITVDGQPLFPASEKRVREVRKKIGMVFQQFNLFPNMTVLRNVTEAPVTVLGLSKDEAAERARELLDLVGLADKCDAHPSRLSGGQQQRVAIARALAMRPKVLLLDEVTSALDPELVAGVLDLLRDIARTTDITMLCVTHEMTFARDISDHVLMFDSGRVIESGTPEKIFNDPDHERTREFLGAVL; this comes from the coding sequence TTGCCCACTGACACGCTGCCCAATCCCGAGAGAAACCCCGCGAAGCCCACCGGAGAGCTGATCCGGTTCGAGCAGGTGACCAAGCGGTTCGGTGACAACACCGTCCTCGACCACCTCGACTTCGCCGTGGAGGCCGGCAAGCACGTGACCCTGATCGGCCCGTCCGGGTCCGGGAAGACGACGATCCTGCGTCTGCTGATGACCCTCCTCAAGCCCGACGAGGGGCGGATCACCGTCGACGGGCAACCGCTGTTCCCGGCCTCCGAGAAGCGGGTCCGCGAGGTCCGTAAGAAGATCGGCATGGTGTTCCAGCAGTTCAACCTGTTCCCCAACATGACGGTGCTGCGGAACGTCACCGAGGCCCCGGTGACGGTGCTGGGCCTCTCGAAGGACGAGGCCGCCGAACGGGCCAGGGAGCTGCTGGATCTGGTCGGGCTGGCCGACAAGTGCGACGCCCACCCCTCGCGGCTCTCCGGCGGCCAGCAGCAGCGCGTCGCCATCGCCCGGGCCCTGGCGATGCGCCCCAAGGTCCTGCTGCTCGACGAGGTCACCTCGGCACTCGACCCCGAGCTGGTGGCGGGCGTGCTGGACCTCCTGCGGGACATCGCTCGCACCACCGACATCACGATGTTGTGCGTCACCCACGAGATGACCTTCGCCCGGGACATCTCGGACCACGTCCTGATGTTCGACTCGGGTCGGGTCATCGAATCGGGGACACCCGAGAAGATCTTCAACGATCCCGACCACGAGCGGACCCGCGAGTTCCTCGGCGCGGTCCTCTGA